Genomic DNA from Dioscorea cayenensis subsp. rotundata cultivar TDr96_F1 chromosome 1, TDr96_F1_v2_PseudoChromosome.rev07_lg8_w22 25.fasta, whole genome shotgun sequence:
caaaaagggaaaattaactCACAGATTGATATTTCACAACTGTAAGCAAGGGGCGCATTGGTGAATCAGAGCAAACAGCTCCGGATTTTCCCATTACAGGTGCAGTAACAAACAGCACAGAATCAACAATTCAGGATTTTTCCTAGCATTCTGATAGAACATTATACACTATGAATGCTGAGAGCATAAATGATGCGGTGTTACCTTTCTGATCTACGGACATATCTCTCAGGTCAGTTTAATATCCATCAAGCTGCCCAACTAACATGACTAATACAAGTCAAACTTTTATAAGCATTGGATGCGACATTGTCTTTCATATTCCCCTTCCAAGTAAACATAGCTGATATCAGTTTTATGAGGTGGTAATATGGCCGTGAGAACAACAAAGTGAATAATCAGCACTTCCCCCAGAGCACAGGCATGCTCAATAAACACAAGGGTTTAGAACAGGTTTGATCCATACACGGCAAATGTAGATGAAATTAGTCATCTGCACCAGAAAGTTGTGTAAAGCTCCAAACTGTAGAGACCAGGATTGTGCGCTGAAGCTATCAACTCCATTTCAATGAGCCTATTGAGTGCAGGCGGGTTATTACTCCCATTGTTGCCAATAAGAGATCCTACAAGATGGccaaacaataaacaaacagACTAATCAAAGAAAGAATCGATAATTCAACAGTGCACAGCTAGAAGAATGACTACAAGTGAAATACACAGCACTGGGGTGGAAAGAAGAATTTCACTTTTACCATACCATTTGCCCACAACTACTTCAGCTAAAAGTGGCGATGAACTCTACCTGGTATTACGGTTCCATAGCTCCCAAGCGTAGGTGGTGGGAGACTCAACTGTAAGCCATGCATTTTGTTCATCTCAGTTATGCGATCAGGCATGCGATTCATTGGAAAAGATAGTAGTAAACCTCTCGGCAAGCCCTGAAAAGAGTAATATGTGGACCAATTTTCTGGAGAAGGCATGTGCTGAAATGTTGAATGGCATGTTATGGAATCAAACTGTGGCCCATTAGAACGGAGCACATCATGTTGAGGGCAAGCTTTTATAGGATATGGATGGTGAGGATCAGGATGGTTGCTTTCTGGACCCATCAATTTCATCTGAGAATTCAAACTGGTGTTTTGATCCATTCCAGGAAACAAAGATCTCATGTAATTCAATGGACATGGAAATTGAGTAGACACCTGGCCTCATAAAGCTTATCCAAGTCAACTAAGTCAGAAGGGCCATTTATAAAAGCTGGTCGTAGTGAATTAACTCGCCCAGCATGTCCAGAGTCTTTATTGATAGTCTTAAACATCTTATCTTGAAGCTGTTCAGGATTCAATTCAAGTGGCTCATTGTCTCTATTTACAATCTTGCCAGAGTCAGAAGTAACAAAGTTCAACAAATCACCAAGCATAATTACACCTTACTTAGGAAGGTGAACTGAAACAGCTGCATCTCCAAAAACCATGCGACGATATTTGGAACCACCAGGAAATGAGTTGTATCCACCAACCCAAAGGCCTAGACCTTTATCAGTTCTTTCTTCTTGACTGCAATTAGAAGCTTCCACATTGTCTAGTTTCTTCGGTTGTTTAGACTATGGGTAGGGGTAAGAACAAGATAAGTATGAAGTTGTGATTCAAGAGACTGATGAATATTGGAACCACTGATCCTGGCAATGGGATCTCTCTGAACTAAGAGAGGAGCTTGCACCAAATGCAACTCATCCATTAATGCTGCTCCAAATAATGCACCCATTTTGAAATTTGTAATAGAAGTAGTATCAGGAAGATAATCAATCATGTTGACGGATGATCCCATCACATCCATAATGGAAGATGAAGGCCCTAGCTTGTACAGCAAAGAAAGAAGGTGTTTTGACGTGTACTCATCCATAATGGTTTTTTGCCCCACCAATCTAAAATCCAACTCCATCTGAGGTTCCTGAAAATGCTCTGGTCCTGAGTTACTATCTTTGACCTCATCCAAGATGAGTTGTTCAAGATCTTAACAAGTGACTACACCAGACTTAAATCATTGCCATCATTGCAATA
This window encodes:
- the LOC120261057 gene encoding uncharacterized protein LOC120261057; protein product: MRSLFPGMDQNTSLNSQMKLMGPESNHPDPHHPYPIKACPQHDVLRSNGPQFDSITCHSTFQHMPSPENWSTYYSFQGLPRGLLLSFPMNRMPDRITEMNKMHGLQLSLPPPTLGSYGTVIPGSLIGNNGSNNPPALNRLIEMELIASAHNPGLYSLELYTTFWCR